A segment of the Lycium ferocissimum isolate CSIRO_LF1 chromosome 5, AGI_CSIRO_Lferr_CH_V1, whole genome shotgun sequence genome:
acaaaattagtttttttaaaaaaacatagcTTTACATCAGAAAATAGATGCAGTTAACCAAGATAATGGGAAACAAAATGTGGCAAGTTTTATCTATTACTTGCAAATTCCTctggaaattagaaaaaagCAATATTCGATATTAAGCATTTACATAGCAAGTGTGAATTTGATCATTAGTGGAACTAGTATTTAAAAGGAAGaacaaaattagaaaaaaatagatATTATTAACCAATGTAACTGGAAAGATATCCAGAAAGTTTCATCTTTTACCTTTTCAAATTCCTGGAAAATTAGAAAAAGCAATATTCGATATTGAGCTTATATTTACCAATATGAAGTCGTTGCCGAGGCCATGGTACTTGAAAAAGTGAACAAAGCCGCTTTCTTTACGATCCAGGAATGAACTTTTCTCAGGAGCTTCGATTTTCATTGAAGATAATGCTGCAGTGACGCGGAAATTAGGGCACTGTATGGCTCTGAATTTGAGATTGTTGGATTGTAGACTGAAAGGAGAAGAGAATCGAATTGGATTCACGGAAATGGAACGGCGGCGGGTTGGGGTTGTGAGAGGCACTGTAATGGCGGCCATGGGAGGAGTAGTTGGTAAATGAGagccaaaataaggtttttgtttgtttgatagAAAGTTACAGAAATAGGGGTTATCTTACTATGAATTTTGAGAttattagatttatttaattgtgaattattaattaaaataaacctTATATTAAGAGCTTGAAATTATATACGTCTCTAATAAAAATGGGATTATAATTTCGCTATTATAATTCTATGGTTATATGTCTTGAGATTATAATtgagataattttatttttggattaAATAATTCCCCAGGTTTCGTTTTTAGTTAAAAAGAATTGATGGCTACGAACCTACGACTAAAGCCCCAGTGCCAGGCAATGGGGTTGGTGTGAGGGGTGAGGGTGGTTGACGTGAAGGAAACAAACAATGTGGAATGTGTTAATAGGATCCTGAGGCAGTCGTGTTTCTCACTTTTGAGTAACTTCTTTTTTTaacgaaaatatttttaaaaaattttgaccaaTCGAACTTaagaaaaaatgttttccttccGCACACACACCCTAAGTGAAGCAACTAATTGCTGTGAAACATGGAATACGGGACCGAAATTGTGAGTTTTTGAATTGTGAAACAGTTCAATAATTCATttctcataaaatccataatatTAGCCCATTGACCATTTGTGTTTCAATTTCTATACTAGTTAGAATCAGTTACATGAATTCTTTGTACCCATTCCTTTATACTAGACTATCTTTACTACATCTGCCAGTATATATTAGAGTCCAAAGTTCAACTTTTAGATGCCTTAGCCGAACCCCAAAATCTCGTACACATTTGCTCAATACTGATGCTAATGCAGATCAACTGTTCGATGAATTGTCTAAACGAAATGTAGCATCTGCTACATCTTTAATTAGCCACTTTTCTAAACTGAATCAACACAAGAAAGCAATAACTATCTTCTCAAGAATGTTTGAGTTTGATATTAAACCCAATGAATTCACTTTTGGAGTTGTAGTTCACTCATCCATTGTTCTAAGGGACCCTCATTTAGGAAAACAATTTCATGCCATTTCAATGAAACTTGGGCTTAACTCAAATGTTTATGTGGGTAGTTCACTTTTGGATCTTTATGTAAAGCTAAGTAGCATTGAAGAAGGTCATCGTGTTTTTAGCGATACACATGAACCGAATGTGGTTTCTTACACAACGTTATTATGTGGTTATCTTAAAGAACAGAGGTTTGATGAAGCTATGGACATCTTTAGTATAATCCCGGAGAGAAATGTTGTTTCTTGGAATGCTATGATTAGTGGGTATAGCCAGAAAGGACGTAACGAAGAGGCTGTTAATCTTTTTATCGAGATGTTGAGACTAGGAGTTGTACCTGATCAATCGACGTTCCCTTCTTTGTTTAGTGCAGCTGCAAATATGGCAGCATTGGGAAGGGGGAAAAGTTTTCATGCTTGTGCTGTGAAGTATTTGGGTGGTGAGTTTGGTGTTTTTGCAGGCAATTCGCTTGTTAGCTTTTACGCGAAATGTGGGAGCTTAGAAGATAGTTTTTTGGTCTTTAATCGACTTCCTGAAAGAAATGTTGTGACTTGGAATGCTCTAATATGTGCTCATGCTCAAAATGGGAGGGGGAAAGCGGCGATTGAATTGTTTAAAAGAATGAAACAGATGGGAATTAAGCCGAATAGTGTTACTCTTCTTGGTTTGTTATTGGCATGTAATCATGTTGGTCTTGTTGATGAAGCTTATTTGTATTTCGAGCAGGCAAGAAATCAGGACGCTAATTTGCTTAAATCCGAGCACTATGCATGTATGGTTGATTTGCTATCACGTTCAGGGAGGTTTCAACAAGCTGAGAAATTTATTCAAGATTTGCCCTTTGATCCAGGTATAGGATTTTGGAAGGCATTGTTAGGAGGGTGCCAGATTCACTCAAACACGAAGTTAGGGGAATATGCTGCCGGAAAGGTATTGGCTTTAGAGCCCGGGGATGTTTCATCATATGTGATGCTTTCAAATGCACATTCTGCTGCTGGAAGATGGCAGAGCGTATCCATCGTAAGGAATGAAATGAGGGGAAAAGGGTTGAAGACGGTCCCTGGGTGTAGTTGGGTTGAAATCAAATGCAAAATTCATGTGTTTGTTACTGGAGACAAGAGACATGCCCACAAGCCTgagatttatgaagttcttggGTACTTCCTCGAGCATGCAATGAAGAGCCAAGAAACTGATCTTCTTCAAGAAATTTGATGCACAGCTCCACGTTTCAATGGCCGTCCACCTTGTAATTCTTGACATACTGCTGCATATGTATCAATGAACTGCAAAAATAAGTTTGAAGTTATACCTAGTCAACTTCCTTGAGACAACGAGGTAGGATGAGCTACGATAAGTTAAATGGGGAGAAAGATGTATTATGGTCTTGATGAATGATTATGCCACAGGCACACGGGTGCTTCAGTGCCATGAAAGATGCTGTCAGCTGTAGCCAATCTAATAGGCTCAAAGAATGCAGTTAGACTCATATAATGTTAGTGTTACTGGCTCATAGCTATTTCCTTACTATTAACTCCTGGAGTTGCTTGTGTCCTCCCCGTCCCCATTTCTTGGGGCTGTTGTTCTCTTTACTCCCCTTTTCTTGTCATATTTTGTTGGAGTCTTTGATGGTTAATTATGTGCTATTTCCATTATAAGAAGTTTTAATCTCATATTGCTCGCTCCTTTCATTGTTAATTTGGCAGATCTGCACTCAATTGGTGGATTGGTGCCTCTTCTCGGTTACTTAAAGAACTCCCATGCTAACATTAGAGCCAAAGTGGCAGAAGTCGTAAGTACGATTGTTCAGAACAATCCAAAGAGCCAACAACCGGTAATGGAAGCTAATGGCCTAGAACCTCTTCTCTCAAATTTCACCTCAGATGCTGATGTTACCGCTCGCACTAAAGCTCTTGGTGCAATCTCATGTGGGTACTTTTCCTGTTGATTAATGATTCATTACTTAATTGAGTCCTTTAATTTTAGTTGTCATGTCATCTGTTTTCCAATAGCGCTGATCAATtagctttttgtttttttcctttattccaGCTTTAATCAGGCACAACAAGCCTGCCATTGCTGCTTTTCGTCTCGCAAATGGTTATGCAGGTTTAAGAGATGCTTTGAGTTCTGAGAGTGTGAGGTTTCAAAGGTACTATTGTCGCTATATCATGTTCCAGATGTTTCTGAATCAACCATGAATAAAGCGATCTCTCTTATATTTTCTTTCTAATAGgtattgtttttttcttttgcaggAAAGCCCTTAATGTGAtccattatttacttaatgagAATCATTCAGACTGCAATGTAGTGACTGAGCtaagatttcccctatttttGACGCATCTAGCCTCTAGTGAGGATGGAGAAGTGCGAGAGGGTGCCCTACGAGGACTTCTTGAGCTTGCCAAAGATAGGACAGGAGAGGTTGCTGGCTCCTCatcaaatgaagaaaatgagaaactCAAATAAATACTTGAGAACCGAATCAACCGGATTTCCTCTGTGTCAGCTGAAGATCTTGGTGCTGCCAAAGAAGAGAAGCAGCTTGTAGATTCCCTCTGGAGTACCTGCTACAATGAGCCTTCTTCTGTTAGAGAGAAAGGCCTAGTTGTTCTCCCCGGAGAGgatgcattaccacctgatgTTGCCAGTAAGCATTTCGAACCAGTTCTGAGAGCTTTTGCTCCGAATAGGAACGAGGATACTAAGCCAAGTAGTGAAAAGAAACAGGCTCCTTTATTGCTAGGCCTAGGTCCACCTTCACACGATCCTCCTGCGCATAATAGTAGCACCAGCGGAGCCATGGCTGGGGAAGAAAATAGAGACACCTCTGCATGATGATGTACATGTTTAGGCGATACCAGGTTCTTTGGTTTAATACGTCTTGTGATACTATAGATACTCTCTACCTTAGATGCCTAGTGTTTTCTGGATAATTTATCATCTTTCCTCTCCATCATGTCATCcttccaatttttcttcttttcctctgCTGTTTAACTGAGATTTTCGTGTAATGTTGTATTTTTTGGTTATAGTATATTTAGAACATCAACTGTTGGATGTGTTTTTACATGTGGGAATCTAACTAGTACTAATATTGCTGTTCATTGGCTTTCAATTAATTTTCTGTAAGAACTGAATTACATGAGTTGGGACAACAAAGTGCCTCTAGATGGACATGTGTTTCCATTCAATCCTAAGGTACAGGAAAATTGTATACAGATTCTCGAAACTCTTATTTGGGAGGGCAAAAAATAATGACATACCTTGAAGCCCTACATCTGTTTAGTCTAAAAGACTCATCAAATGCATAACTATAAGCCTTAGGGCACATAGCCTTAAACACATGAGCAAAAATAGTAGGTTTGCAAGTTTTGGGATCTTCAAACTTTCCTGTGCAGCAATACTTGGCTGATTGTATAGCCAAACAAGCACTCTTACACACTACCACTTATCCACCAACCTTCACTTCTAGTGCAGATGGACAACATATATTCAGATCAACATCAAATTCCGCCACGCCACAACCTATTCCTCCACCCACAGGTCTCATTGAAACCGGCACGTTAAAGCCATCGACTAAGCTCACATCGTAGAAATGCAAAGGCGAAGTCGATGCGCCTAGTGTCATTTTCACAACAGTAGCCGGGGCCTTACCTCCTAGCCCCTGACATTTTAACTGGCCATCACAGTCTCCGGTGTCGCACGAGCCTTGGCCAGTGTTATTGAAGTGACAATTCTGCCTGGCCCATATTCTACCCGCCCACTTCTTAGGCACATCGAAGACTACTTCGTCACCACTTCTCATATGAAAGCCACCATCTTTAGGAGTCATCTTCCCGGTATTGCCGAGAATTCCAGGCCATATGCTTCTTCGGCAGTTGTTAATTAGAATAAGTTGTGTCCCATCTGCACTCACAATGGTcacatgaaaaaagaaaaaaaaaacaagtcaaGAAAATGTTGTACATACAAACAAGGAAGTAAGGAAATAGTAAGAGTCAAGAATTACTTGTTCTGACAAGAAAGAGGAATACATAGAATAGATGAGATACAAATACAATCAGCATTTTGATACTTTGAGAGGTTGAAGTTCAGGTATACTGAGTAGTGGGGAAGTGGAAGAGCTTTCTGCTTATCTCTGGACAATTAAGGTGTTTAAGTACAAACTTAACATTCTATTTGAGAGTGTGCTTTTAATTTGTTATAACCAAAAGAATTTTTTGACCTTTCTTTTGGGGACAAAGGCATATATGCATTGCTTCAAGTGGAGGACTTGTACCTCACTAGAGATCAATGAGATTTGGAGATAAATTACTTCACATGCTTAAGTACCTTAACTTGTGTGCAAGGGTCAACTTGACTCACTCATTAGACGCTAGAGTTCTGTTGATTATTGAGCAGATAATTTGTCCGATACGCATACACTACGTGCAATAATTACTTAATTTGTTGAATAGAGTCATGACAAGTTGTGTACAAAGTTGCAGTTAGCTTATTGTTCGACtatggcggagccaggattttcactaagggggttcaaaatatgaaaaagtaaacacaagaagaagcaaaagggggttcaacgtctactatatatacataaaaaataattttaaccatgtataaacagtgtaattttctgCCGAAGGGGGACGAACCCCCTTGGTCCTTCTTCCCTCCGCCGCCAATGTCATATTTCATGACGAGTGTGCTCTTATTCGGATGATCGATGAATAGAGACCGTTGGGATGACCAGAAACTGTAATAAAGTTGGTCATTCTTTAGCTAGACTTGATAGAACCACAGTGCGAGGACTTCGAGTCTAGAtagggtttttttttcaaactagcAGACAGATGTAATGTTGTTTAAAATTGATGTAAAACACCGGAAAATTTGCACCTGCAGTTTCAACCTTTTGGTGCCTGGTTCATAGTTCACTGCTTTTCTTTATGTCAGTCCTCTAGTCTCATTCTTTGTATTCAGTGTGGATTAGGTGATACAAATGACGTGCTGAGGCCAACTTGTGTGTCTTCTCTATTGAACACTAGAATAGAAGCCATGGCAGGTGGACTATGGCATTCTCTGTGCTTATGTGATCATGGTCGTGTCTATACTTTTGGGGGAAATCAGTTTGGCCAATTGGGTCTAGGCACAGGCACTGACCATGCAGAGGTGCGTCCAAGATTTATCACTTCTTTTTTTGTCCGTGGACTCAACAGTTTCAATGTCCAATAATAGTATCTAATTAAggctgaattataatttcatcTAAGAGTTTGGCTATAGTCGTACCACGAGATGTGCCAGGAAGTGGGATTTAAATTGCAATCCAAGAAGACTTCCACCAGGTGTTATGGCTTTTAAATGTACCCAGACACTTGAGGGATAATAGATCATTCTGACAGCCAATTAGTTAGACGATATAATTCCCTACATTTTTGCAGTTTAGCGGCTGCATTATTGTAAACCTTTTTTGTTTGAGGGATCTAGAAACTCAACAGGAGATTTCTGTTGCACACATGACCTAGGCTTGTGGATGCCTCAATACTGGAAAACTAGAATGCCAAGGTAGTGTCTTGTGGAGCTCGTCATAGTGCTATAATGACAGGTAAGTGTCGAGACTATCAAGAAGATGAAGTGCATTTCAGTCTCTGATCCACTGGACAACCtgagttttattttctttgaagaCAATTTGAATTCACTTAGTTCAATTTCAGACCTAGTTATTGGAATGTAACTCAGTACAAGCAATTGTTTGCCCAACTGTGACTAGCTAGTATTTGtaattgaaatttcttgaaattttatgAGTCGCAAATATGCTTTTGACAGTGAGTTTGAATATACTTGTTTCCTAACCATGTGATACATCATATTACCTGTTGATCACTATCAAATGTGTGTTAAATCGATCAGCTTTAGTAAGAGTTGGACAATAGGGAGCCACTATATGTTAATATATATGTTTGCTATATATTAGTAATCTAAAGATATCGTTTGCTTTGAATTTTAGAGGACAGAAAGAGTTATAGCTGGGGATGCAACAAGTATGGTCATGTGTGCAAGAGATTATTACTCTTCCACAAATATTACATCCATGTTCcgtcttaccttttccctttctGTTGCAGCTTGGCCTAGGTGATACAGTTGACCATAACGTCCTTGTGAAGTACCCATCGATGATTGTATGCCGAAGAACGTAGTGTGTGAGTGGTGGCACACACTATTACTTGCTGAAAGCCATCCATGATCTCCCCCATTATTTGGAGAGAACTTCTATAGTTAAAGTATCTTGTATTCCTAGCTATGTGTTTTTTGATCCTTGGAATTTCAGTAAGGCTGCTCTTTTGAAGTCCAAGGACTTCTGTTTGGTTGGAGATGAGTTAAGTGTGGCATTCGGGTTCAACTCCCagctaagttgctcggactcgggtgcAGGTGTCCGATACGGGTGAGGATCTAGAGGTCGgatccttcatgatctaaattttaGGATTCGGGGATACGGATCCAGTTATGGATATgggtgcggggattcggctaaaacaaattcaaatatctaaaaatagagttataaaacctaaattatgagatattatgtggaaaacttgaggaaaaaatattGATAAAGGGGAGAATCCAGgaaggagataaaaggaaaaagagtgaCATAGAAATTTCTAGATACAAGGtatccattttcttcaatttcaccttagcttttgttttgattaaagaAATCATTGAATCTGTCCCCAATTTCTCcgtcgattttg
Coding sequences within it:
- the LOC132057188 gene encoding pentatricopeptide repeat-containing protein At5g42450, mitochondrial, with translation MNSLYPFLYTRLSLLHLPVYIRVQSSTFRCLSRTPKSRTHLLNTDANADQLFDELSKRNVASATSLISHFSKLNQHKKAITIFSRMFEFDIKPNEFTFGVVVHSSIVLRDPHLGKQFHAISMKLGLNSNVYVGSSLLDLYVKLSSIEEGHRVFSDTHEPNVVSYTTLLCGYLKEQRFDEAMDIFSIIPERNVVSWNAMISGYSQKGRNEEAVNLFIEMLRLGVVPDQSTFPSLFSAAANMAALGRGKSFHACAVKYLGGEFGVFAGNSLVSFYAKCGSLEDSFLVFNRLPERNVVTWNALICAHAQNGRGKAAIELFKRMKQMGIKPNSVTLLGLLLACNHVGLVDEAYLYFEQARNQDANLLKSEHYACMVDLLSRSGRFQQAEKFIQDLPFDPGIGFWKALLGGCQIHSNTKLGEYAAGKVLALEPGDVSSYVMLSNAHSAAGRWQSVSIVRNEMRGKGLKTVPGCSWVEIKCKIHVFVTGDKRHAHKPEIYEVLGYFLEHAMKSQETDLLQEI